A genomic region of Manihot esculenta cultivar AM560-2 chromosome 15, M.esculenta_v8, whole genome shotgun sequence contains the following coding sequences:
- the LOC110601859 gene encoding uncharacterized protein YciO isoform X2, whose translation MAETKMCSCSNTLSLHFTAAAAKPPHRVFPFANGVSFDSLKPPRSRVLSMAFKRSPKRLKYSAPRFTKEDGLLYVEADPSGGDSWKLDPVVQLLKEGAVGVIPTDTLYAIVCHLKSHSAIERLRRIKNIEPSKPLSILCHSLRDIDIYTTGFPCGDGHGHANIFRAVKHCLPGPYTFILNASKELPKHCVRYGTTTAKYATRKNVGVRIPDDAICQGILEKMDAPLISTSVKWPKDNEWMIDPVVIADIYGPEELRVELNRN comes from the exons ATGGCGGAGACGAAAATGTGCAGTTGCAGTAACACTCTGTCACTCCACTTTACGGCCGCCGCAGCAAAGCCACCACACCGTGTCTTTCCCTTTGCTAATGGCGTTTCCTTTGACTCGCTGAAGCCCCCTCGCAGCCGTGTCTTATCTATGGCCTTTAAGAGAAGCCCCAAGCGTCTCAAGTACTCCGCTCCTCGCTTTACCAAg GAAGATGGCTTACTTTATGTAGAAGCCGATCCATCAGGAGGAGACAGTTGGAAGTTAGATCCAGTCGTTCAACTTTTGAAGGAGGGAGCTGTGGGTGTCATTCCTACGGATACTCT GTATGCAATAGTATGTCACCTGAAAAGTCACTCAGCCATTGAACGTCTTCGTAG aataaaaaatatagaaccTTCGAAG CCCCTTAGCATTTTATGTCACTCTTTGAGAGATATAGACATATATACAACTGGGTTCCCTTGTGGTGATGGCCACGGACATGCAAATATATTTCGAGCTGTCAAACATTGCTTACCTGGGCCT TATACTTTCATCTTAAATGCAAGCAAAGAATTACCTAAACATTGTGTGAGGTATGGGACCACGACTGCCAAATATGCTACTAGGAAAAATGTGGGTGTTCGCATCCCTGATGATGCCATATGTCAAGGAATACTGGAGAAGATGGATGCACCTCTTATATCCACAAG TGTCAAGTGGCCCAAGGATAATGAGTGGATGATAGATCCTGTTGTGATAGCTGATATATATGGACCAGAG GAGTTGCGTGTTGAATTGAACCGAAATTAA
- the LOC110601859 gene encoding uncharacterized protein YciO isoform X1, protein MAETKMCSCSNTLSLHFTAAAAKPPHRVFPFANGVSFDSLKPPRSRVLSMAFKRSPKRLKYSAPRFTKEDGLLYVEADPSGGDSWKLDPVVQLLKEGAVGVIPTDTLYAIVCHLKSHSAIERLRRIKNIEPSKPLSILCHSLRDIDIYTTGFPCGDGHGHANIFRAVKHCLPGPYTFILNASKELPKHCVRYGTTTAKYATRKNVGVRIPDDAICQGILEKMDAPLISTSVKWPKDNEWMIDPVVIADIYGPEGLDFVVDGGVRVADPSTVVDMTGVPPRVIRQGKGPKLDWMVAEDDIESGFHAEDLIPSAT, encoded by the exons ATGGCGGAGACGAAAATGTGCAGTTGCAGTAACACTCTGTCACTCCACTTTACGGCCGCCGCAGCAAAGCCACCACACCGTGTCTTTCCCTTTGCTAATGGCGTTTCCTTTGACTCGCTGAAGCCCCCTCGCAGCCGTGTCTTATCTATGGCCTTTAAGAGAAGCCCCAAGCGTCTCAAGTACTCCGCTCCTCGCTTTACCAAg GAAGATGGCTTACTTTATGTAGAAGCCGATCCATCAGGAGGAGACAGTTGGAAGTTAGATCCAGTCGTTCAACTTTTGAAGGAGGGAGCTGTGGGTGTCATTCCTACGGATACTCT GTATGCAATAGTATGTCACCTGAAAAGTCACTCAGCCATTGAACGTCTTCGTAG aataaaaaatatagaaccTTCGAAG CCCCTTAGCATTTTATGTCACTCTTTGAGAGATATAGACATATATACAACTGGGTTCCCTTGTGGTGATGGCCACGGACATGCAAATATATTTCGAGCTGTCAAACATTGCTTACCTGGGCCT TATACTTTCATCTTAAATGCAAGCAAAGAATTACCTAAACATTGTGTGAGGTATGGGACCACGACTGCCAAATATGCTACTAGGAAAAATGTGGGTGTTCGCATCCCTGATGATGCCATATGTCAAGGAATACTGGAGAAGATGGATGCACCTCTTATATCCACAAG TGTCAAGTGGCCCAAGGATAATGAGTGGATGATAGATCCTGTTGTGATAGCTGATATATATGGACCAGAG GGTCTTGATTTTGTTGTTGATGGTGGTGTACGAGTGGCGGATCCTTCCACTGTGGTTGACATGACTGGTGTTCCTCCGAGAGTAATACGACAAGGGAAG GGACCTAAATTAGACTGGATGGTAGCAGAAGATGATATTGAATCTGGATTTCATGCAGAAGATCTCATCCCGTCTGCTACTTAG
- the LOC110602604 gene encoding agamous-like MADS-box protein AGL82 — protein sequence MGHSRIKMELIRKESTRMNTFQKRKKSLLKKISEFSILCGVEACLIIFGPKQKDEQVIKLEATWPSNPDEIKRIINKYKKTDQARRCYQVSDYFADKKKKVDMEISKLHKQIYEVPLWDVRLDGFLEDQLQVLIAQLDKKIEVADRKLDRFQENQILMDEFATRMLYSSQIMENYMNRSNSVRNFSNFHHLFSDVMPLPVNCFLPGQSSYMIPSNSNLQIFSDYQTSMSIKLMDRNSYSSNLANLQLQPFSDPKPLGVQLQMHSQQIQSSPGTATSPNFLEDLTTMAKDQYTGNQYGVRTNSNVPSFPSLSYLNPSPLMWDNVTFNNADASSGNIGSSLQTILPRMQLPMSSFSDQMSHCQEDNFSSNIGSGKIERIWK from the coding sequence ATGGGTCACAGTAGAATTAAAATGGAATTAATAAGGAAGGAGAGCACTCGGATGAACACCTTTcaaaagaggaagaaaagttTGCTAAAGAAGATTTCAGAGTTTTCAATTCTTTGCGGCGTTGAAGCTTGCCTGATCATTTTCGGACCCAAACAGAAAGATGAACAAGTCATCAAGCTGGAAGCCACCTGGCCATCAAATCCTGATGAGATTAAGAGAATTATAAACAAGTACAAGAAAACTGATCAGGCAAGAAGATGTTACCAGGTTTCTGACTACTTTGCAGACAAAAAGAAGAAAGTTGATATGGAGATTTCTAAGTTGCACAAGCAAATTTACGAAGTTCCACTGTGGGATGTTCGTCTCGATGGTTTCTTGGAGGATCAATTGCAGGTTTTGATCGCTCAGTTAGACAAGAAAATAGAAGTTGCAGATAGAAAACTTGACAGGTTTCAGGAAAATCAGATTCTGATGGATGAATTTGCAACGAGAATGCTTTACAGTTCTCAAATCATGGAGAATTACATGAACAGAAGCAACAGTGTCAGGAATTTTAGCAACTTTCATCACCTTTTCTCTGATGTGATGCCATTGCCCGTTAACTGTTTCCTGCCAGGGCAGAGCTCGTACATGATTCCATCAAATTCAAACTTGCAGATTTTCTCTGATTACCAAACGAGTATGAGTATAAAATTAATGGACAGGAACAGTTACAGCAGCAACTTGGCTAACTTGCAGCTGCAACCGTTCTCTGATCCGAAGCCATTGGGTGTTCAACTACAAATGCATTCCCAGCAAATCCAGAGTTCTCCAGGGACTGCAACAAGTCCAAATTTTCTGGAAGATCTGACGACGATGGCCAAGGATCAGTACACCGGCAATCAATATGGTGTCAGGACAAATAGTAATGTTCCAAGCTTTCCAAGTCTGTCTTATCTTAACCCTTCGCCTTTGATGTGGGACAATGTGACATTCAACAATGCTGACGCTTCTTCTGGCAATATTGGATCCTCCTTGCAGACAATCCTGCCGAGAATGCAACTTCCCATGTCGAGTTTTTCTGATCAGATGAGTCATTGTCAGGAAGACAATTTTAGTTCTAACATTGGATCTGGAAAGATAGAACGAATCTGGAAATAG
- the LOC110602336 gene encoding uncharacterized protein LOC110602336 isoform X1 has protein sequence MAHSSELQSNGMLSREQLLFLFDRFSQLTSQPDVKRRIKDAVDDKQEAVAVTTAIQEAIFLEMGVDPSFGISCLGKVNMVYENDQDLMIRFYKFVASDSEEMACDEAELGPEEFTEKMLNQQKLHEQQLEMLKYMRKFHLEDQSAILEKLHQQMQDADFIGAASVLSSEQIQDVVRRRV, from the exons ATGGCTCATAGTTCAGAGCTACAAAGCAATGGAATGCTATCAAGAGAACAGTTGCTTTTTCTCTTTGATCGCTTCTCTCAACTCACTTCTCAGCCTG ATGTGAAGAGAAGAATTAAAGATGCCGTGGATGATAAACAG GAAGCTGTTGCTGTTACCACTGCAATCCAGGAAGCCATATTTTTGGAGATGGGGGTTG ATCCAAGTTTTGGTATTTCATGCCTGGGGAAAGTGAATATGGTTTATGAGAATGATCAGGATTTGATGATTCGCTTCTATAAATTTGTTGCAAG TGACAGTGAAGAGATGGCATGTGATGAGGCTGAGCTTGGACCAGAAGAGTTTACTGAAAAAATGCTCAATCAACAAAAATTACACGAACAG caaCTGGAGATGCTAAAGTACATGCGCAAATTTCACCTGGAAGACCAATCTGCAATCCTTGAAAAG ttgCACCAGCAGATGCAAGATGCCGATTTTATTGGTGCGGCATCAGTTTTATCATCAGAACAAATTCAGGATGTTGTTCGAAGGAGGGTGTGA
- the LOC110602336 gene encoding uncharacterized protein LOC110602336 isoform X2, which yields MAHSSELQSNGMLSREQLLFLFDRFSQLTSQPDVKRRIKDAVDDKQEAVAVTTAIQEAIFLEMGVDPSFGISCLGKVNMVYENDQDLMIRFYKFVASEEMACDEAELGPEEFTEKMLNQQKLHEQQLEMLKYMRKFHLEDQSAILEKLHQQMQDADFIGAASVLSSEQIQDVVRRRV from the exons ATGGCTCATAGTTCAGAGCTACAAAGCAATGGAATGCTATCAAGAGAACAGTTGCTTTTTCTCTTTGATCGCTTCTCTCAACTCACTTCTCAGCCTG ATGTGAAGAGAAGAATTAAAGATGCCGTGGATGATAAACAG GAAGCTGTTGCTGTTACCACTGCAATCCAGGAAGCCATATTTTTGGAGATGGGGGTTG ATCCAAGTTTTGGTATTTCATGCCTGGGGAAAGTGAATATGGTTTATGAGAATGATCAGGATTTGATGATTCGCTTCTATAAATTTGTTGCAAG TGAAGAGATGGCATGTGATGAGGCTGAGCTTGGACCAGAAGAGTTTACTGAAAAAATGCTCAATCAACAAAAATTACACGAACAG caaCTGGAGATGCTAAAGTACATGCGCAAATTTCACCTGGAAGACCAATCTGCAATCCTTGAAAAG ttgCACCAGCAGATGCAAGATGCCGATTTTATTGGTGCGGCATCAGTTTTATCATCAGAACAAATTCAGGATGTTGTTCGAAGGAGGGTGTGA
- the LOC110602528 gene encoding probable methyltransferase At1g27930 gives MKKRQQNSYSEMKNHRHLFSEKPWFIVFLVVASFTAGLLVAGSIAGSSTSSQPFLCSLSGTDKSPETDKCATTRTQLEAVLHYATSRVVPQQSRAEISLSFDVLKALAPCNLLVFGMGHDSLMWTALNPRGTTIFLEEDPKWVHKVLQRAPNLRAYVVKYQTQLQEADKLLTFYKREKDCMPPDVRLKGNTRCKLALSMLPNEVLDKEWDVIMLDAPRGYFAQAPGRMGAIFSAAVMARARTRPGVTHVYLHDVDRRVEKVYAKEFLCKKYLVKGVGRLWHFEIPSLANRNSSDDYSSFC, from the coding sequence ATGAAGAAGAGACAACAAAACAGCTATTCAGAGATGAAGAACCATCGCCACTTGTTCTCAGAGAAGCCCTGGTTCATTGTTTTTCTCGTCGTTGCCTCTTTCACCGCCGGTCTACTCGTCGCCGGCAGCATTGCAGGATCGTCGACGTCGTCCCAGCCCTTCTTGTGCTCCTTAAGCGGCACAGATAAATCACCGGAGACGGACAAGTGTGCTACCACCCGGACACAGCTTGAAGCCGTTCTTCATTACGCGACGTCACGTGTGGTCCCACAGCAATCACGTGCCGAAATCAGTCTTTCTTTCGATGTCCTAAAAGCTCTGGCTCCCTGCAATTTACTCGTCTTCGGAATGGGCCACGATTCCCTAATGTGGACCGCACTAAATCCACGTGGCACCACTATATTCCTAGAAGAAGATCCAAAGTGGGTCCATAAAGTTCTCCAACGCGCTCCAAATCTACGCGCCTACGTAGTCAAGTACCAAACGCAACTACAAGAAGCAGACAAGCTTCTCACTTTTTACAAGCGAGAGAAGGATTGCATGCCGCCGGACGTTCGCCTGAAGGGCAACACACGGTGCAAGTTAGCACTGAGCATGTTACCGAACGAGGTATTGGATAAAGAATGGGATGTGATTATGCTAGACGCGCCACGAGGGTATTTTGCACAAGCACCAGGGAGGATGGGAGCGATATTCTCAGCGGCAGTGATGGCGCGTGCCAGGACTCGTCCAGGTGTGACTCATGTCTACCTGCATGACGTGGATAGGAGGGTGGAGAAGGTTTATGCAAAGGAGTTTCTGTGCAAGAAGTATTTGGTGAAGGGCGTGGGGAGGCTTTGGCATTTTGAGATACCATCTCTTGCTAATAGGAACAGCAGCGATGATTATTCTAGTTTTTGCtaa